GGGTTTTTTACTGACTGCCGCAGGGAATTGGGTCGGCAAACCCCTGGTTACCCCGGTACAGACCCTCTTGCTAGCCACAGCCTGGCTGATCGGTAGATTGGTCTTAATGCTCTCTGGCCCGTTACCCGAAATCTGGGTAAGTGTGGGCAATGCTCTATTTCCTCTCCTGACCCTTCTTCTCTTTCTCTACCACCTGGGTGGTTCAAAGAACCCTTGGCATCGGTCAGTACTCTTGGCCTATGGGCTGTACGCCGTTATCAATATCCTCTCTGTTCCCACGGCTTTGGAGATACTCCCCATTCCTTGGGCCAGTACGGGCCCCAAACTGGGTATGGCTGCGCTGATCTTGATCGTTACGGCCATAGGGGGTCGTATTATTCCACTCTTTACCGTGAACTGGTTAAAGAACAGTGGGCGGGATAGCCAAGCGAGTTACACCCCCCTACCCTGGCTTGAGAACGCCACCTTGGTTATGACACTGCTGGTCATCGCGGGTATGATGTTTATGGGTATGGAAAACCCATGGATGGCCTTTCTCTACCTTCCCACAGGCATACTTCACCTCATGCGTCTCGCACGCTGGAACGGACACCGCACCGCCAGTGCACCCATTGTGTGGGTGATGCATGTGGGCTACTTGTCCATTCCTCTGGGGTTCATAGCCTTAGCACTACCTTTTAAATTGGATGTTGTCCGCATCCTCACAGCTTTTCACATCTGGACCATTGGGGTTGGGGGGCTCTTTTTGATCGGTATTGTTACCCGGGTAGGATTGGGCCATACCGGCCGCCCCATCCAACCACACCCATGGACAGTACTAGCCTACGGCCTGTTCTTGGTCGCTTTATTGGTACGATCAATCGTCCCCATGATTTGGCAAGAGGTATTGGGAGAAAGCTACTGGTTATCCGGAAGTATCTGGATGGCCGCCATGCTGCTTATTTTAATTCGCTATCTGCCTATTTTACTGACGCCACGCCCCGATGGAAAAGTGGGATAGAGCGCTAGACCAGCCTAAAAACCTGATCTAGACCTGCTACTTTAAAGAGGCGTTCGAGCTTAGGGTGTAGGTTGCGTATGGCAATGGTGTAGGCTTTTTCACCTAAGGCTTGGTGAAAAAGCAGAAACACCCCCAACCCGACACTGTCCATGACCTCTATCTTGGTACAGTCAATGACCACATCCAAATGATCGGGAATACGCTCTGCCAGTTCAAGGTAAGGGGTATAGGAATAAAAACCTGGCGCACTTTGGGGGATGATGCAGAAGGAGTGTGCATCTACTTTTAATGCAAATTCAGGATTGACTGTCTGTGTAATCATCTGTCCCACCTGCTCAATAAATCCTACATAATCTATACATGACATCTTGGCATAAATATGGGTGAGATCAACGAGATTGTTTGAGAAAGCATATCTCAATAAAAAGTCATGCGTGCTCACCATGAAATAAAAGGGGGCACGGTCCGCCAACCATTCACCATAGAGTCCTTCAGATTTTGACGTGCCCAGTAGGTTTTGAACCGTTTGAGATAGGTATTTTGAGGTTGAATCATCAACAACTGGATGAACCCCAGATCTACGTCATAAAACACAACTTTCTTTACGGAACAGAGCCCCACAAATAAGTGGTCGCCTAACCCCTCACACAGACCAACGGTCTAAAGATCCACACTTTCTCTCTTTAGGGTCGGCAAGATGCTCAAGCGGGCAAAACACCCATCAGCCTCACAACGGTAAAGAGCCCTCTGCTAATCCATGCTTTAAAACAGGCATAAGCAACTGGCGGGTTACGATAAGCCCACCATGGGGATAAACCAGTTCTTTAGGATGGTACAAACGATCAAGCAACCAACCCGCAGTAAATAGAGAGAGAGCCTACAAAAAAAGCCCAGCAACAGATGCTGGGCTTTTATTTTTTTAAACGGGTATAAATGCGACCTTTAGGCAGGGATAAGATCCTGAATGGAAGCATCTCCTGCCTCAAAGAAAACACGCAGCTTTTTCAAAGCGCGCTTTTCAAGTTGGCGAATACGCTCACGGGAAACACCCAACCGTTCCCCCAGCACCTCAAGGGTAATCGGTTTGGCGGTCATAATACGGGCCATGACAATTTCTCGCTCCCGCTCATTAAGGGAAGCCAAGGCCTGTTTTACCACTTCCTGCTGGATCTGCTCGGACTCAGAGGCCAACAGAAGTGTCTCTTGATCCGGAGCTTGGTCCGCAAGCAGATTCTGGATCTCTTCTCCACCCTCAACAGCGGTACGGTTTAGACTATCATCTGGACCACTCAACCGCGCATCCATCTCCAACACGGCCTCACTAGAGACCCCTAACCGCTGCCCCATCTCTTCCGCCTGTGTGGCATCCAACCGTTCCAGGGTATCTTTGGATTTACGGAGATTAAAAAACAGCTTACGCTGGGCCGCTGTGGTACCAATTTTTACCAAGGACCAGTGATGCAGCACAAATTCCTGAATGGAAGCTTTGATCCACCACATGGCATAGGTTGCGAGGCGAAAGCCTTTATGGGGATCAAAGCGCTTAACCGCCTGCATCAACCCAACAGAACCCTCTTGCACCAAATCCATAAACTTCAGGCCATAGTACCCTTGGTACTCTTTGGCAATACTGGCTACATAACGTAGATAAGAAGTCACCAACTGATGTGCCGCGTCCAGATCGTTCTGTTCACGATACCGTACCGCCAGATCAAACTCTTCATCGGCCGACAGCATAGGGTAGTTATCCACCTGCTGCATATAACTGGCGAGTTGGTTTTCTCCTTTATAGGGAACCAACATGTTAGTGCTCATGTACGATCAACCTCATGTTCATCGGGTGTTTAAACCTAAAACAGCCTTTATCTACAACGAAAGAAGCGCGCATTATACCCTTCTTTTTCAAAATGCGCTATAAACATTGCGTACACCTTACACATCCTATAGATGGGATAGGGCAAGCAAAGTTTCAACCCCCTTTAAGGTTTTTTTAATGCTTCAATGGCTGCGTTCCATACTATTTTTCTTACTGTTCTGTGTTGGTATTGTGCTCTTTGGGCTACTTATCACTGCGGTCTGGTTAATAACCCCCCTAACCTTCCGTCGCTGGCTGGCCAAGCAGTGGGCAAACTACAATTTATGGATGCTTAAATGGATCTGTGGTTTAAAACATGAAGTGATTGGGCATGAAAATCTGCCCCCTGCCCCCTTTGTGATCTTAAGCAAGCATCAATCAGAGTGGGAAACCGTCACCTTTCACACCCTGTTTCCCTTTTTTGCCTTTGTACTGAAACAGAGTTTGAAGTGGATTCCCATCTTTGGCTGGGCATTGGCTGCAACCAAACAGATCTTTATTAACCGCAGTCAGGGTACAGAAGCTCTAAGGTTACTTGCCAAAGAGGGCAAAACCGCCATGGAACAAGGGGACTGTGTCTTGATTTTTCCAGAAGGTACCCGGATGCCTGCGGGTGAGGTTGGGGATTATAAACCGGGTGGCGTCATGCTGGCCATGGCTGCAGGCGCGCCCATTATTCCTGTTGCGCATGATGCAGGCTACTACTGGCCTAAGGGCAGCCTACTCAAAAAGTCAGGAACCATACGGGTTAAGATCGGCAAACCTATTCCAACAGAAGGGCTACCTAAAAATGCCCGCAAACAGGTCATGGCCCAAGTCCAGACAGATATCGAGCAGATGGTTGAAGAGCTACACCAACTTCGCGAAGCCGAATCGTCTCATTAAGGCATAGGGGTATTGGCCAACTGGGCAAACTGTGCCAAGGTCAATACCTCCGCCCTTAACCCACCATCAATTCCAGCCTCTTCCAACCAGGGTCCAGGGTTGGCACACATGGTCTTTAAGGTATTGCGCAGTGTTTTTCGACGTTGGGCAAAGGCAGCTTTGACCACCCGAACAAAGTGGCGTTCATCGTTAACCGCCACACGGGGTGCCGTTTTAACATCTACGTGCACCACAGCGGATGTCACCTTGGGGGGGGGAAGGAAAGCACCAGGTGGTACATCAAAACCGTGGCGAATTTCTGCCCACAAGCCACACTGTACCGTCAACGCCCCATAAGCTTTGCTTCCTGGTTCTGCGGCCAGCCGTTGGGCGACCTCCTTTTGGAACATTAAAGTCATGCTTTCAAAAGCAGCATGATGCTCCAACAGGTGTACCATCAGGGGGGATGAAATATTATAAGGTAGGTTAGCCGCCAGTTTCATACGCCCCCCCAGCTTTTCAGCCAGCGCGGTGTAGTCTACCTTAAGGGCATCCTCCTCAATAAGGCTTAGGTTACCGACGCCCGCCGCTTCCACACGCAACACAGGCAACAGGTTCCGATCTTTCTCAACCGCGGTTACAGCACCTGCTTTTTGCAGTAAAGGGATGGTTAACGATCCCACACCCGGGCCAATCTCAAGAACACGGTCGCTTTCACCAATCTGGGCCAGATTAACAATCCGGGGCGCGATAGACGGATCCACCAAAAAATTTTGACCAAAGCGTTTATTGGGACTTAACCCATGCTGGTTTAACAACAGTTTAATGCGGCTGTAATGACTCATGATCGCTCCTGCTGCCATTTCCAACGGTTATAGGCCATAGACTGTGCCTGCTCCACAGCAGTTAACAGAGCACTATGGTGAGCTTGCCCTGTTCCGGCGATATCATAGGCTGTACCGTGATCCACACTGGTACGGATAATGGGCAACCCTAAGGTAATATTGGTGGCTTGACCAAAGCAGTGCATTTTTATGGGGATCAGTGCTTGATCATGGTACATACAGATTATGGCATCGTAGGGCGCACGCGCGGATTCAGAAAACAGGGCATCAGCCGGAAACGGCCCTTCCAGACTCTTACCCAAATTGGCCAGGGTCATGGCTGGCTCAATAATTTGTGACTCTTCATCCCCAAACGCCCCGCCTTCCCCCGCATGCGGATTAAGGGCACAGATGGCCACTTTGGGATCCTTAACACCAAAATCTCTGTGCAAGGAAGAGATAACAACCTGGAAATTGTGGCTTAACCCCTCCATGCTCAGCGCATCAGGCACAGAGCGAATGGATTGATGAATGGTGGCAGGTACAACCCTTAACCCTTCACCTGCCAGCATCATTACAGGGGCATGAACCCCTGTGCAGTGCCCTAACAACTCCGTATGTCCGGGCCATTGAAAGCCCCCTGCATGGAGTACCGCCTTGTTAATGGGCGGTGTAACCACCCCCCCCACACGGCCATCCATCGCCCATGCTGCCGCGGTCTCAATACTCTCCACCACACAGGCTGCATGTGTGCCATTGGCAACCCCAAACGACAGTTTATCCAAATCGATTGATGCCTTTGTTGATAGAATAGACAAGGCCCCGCCTGGGGCCTTGTCAAAAGCATCATTGGGTGACAGATCATGTAGGGGTGGCAGGGGCAAACCCAATTGCTGTGCCGTCCACCTAAGAACAGCCGGATCCCCCACCCACAGCCAGGGAACGGTAGTCTCTGACCGTGCCGCAAAGGCTTTAAGGGTAATCTCAGGCCCAACACCAGCGGGATCCCCCATCGTTACAACAATGGGGGTCTGTGCCATATTCATACGGGTCCCACTTCTGTTAGCGATATTCAACAAAACTGCGCAGACGTAAATCCCGCAACCATTGGGTATAACGTGCTTTAGTCTTTGCTTCACGCAGGCGTGCTCTCAGCTCTTTTTTAGCTGCAGCAAAGGAGTTTACTTTTTCCACCTCACGCTTCACCACTTCGATCAAATGCCAACCAAAGGGGGTACGCACCGGCTCACTGACCACACCAGGCTTAAGGAAAAAGGCAACATCTTCAAACGAAGGCACCATCACACCACGGGCAAAGCTGCCTAGCATTCCCCCCTCTTTGGCACTTCCTTCATCTTGAGAGAACTTTTTGGCCATTTCAGTAAAATCAGCCCCCGCTTCAATTTGCTGACGAAGCTTGTCCAACTTACGGCGTACATCAGCCGAGGCACTGCTGTTGGAGCCTTTAGGTACCTTAAACAGAATGTGCCGCGCTTGAACTTTGACTTTATCGGCTTGAGCCTGACCATGGCTCTGCTGAATGCGTCGTTCACTCACCGCAAAGATGTGATACCCCTGACTGGTACGAATCGGTTTAGAGATCGCACCATCGGCCAGTTTGAATACAATCTTTTCAATCTGAGGCAACAGCTCACCTTGTTTAAACCAGCCCATCTCACCACCATTAAGACCACTGGGATCATCAGAACTTTCGCTGGCTAAACGGGCAAAAGAGGCCCCACCACGCAGTTGATTGACAAGGTTGTCGGCTTTTTCACCAATCTCACGGACACGATGGATCAATGCGTTCTCAGGAATAGAGAGCAAAATCTGTTTGATGCGCAGCTCCTGCTCCCCCCCACTGCTTTGACCTTGTTGACGGGTTGCCTTATAGAGATCTTGGACCTCTTCATCCGAGACACGTACGGTCGGCAGGATGACACGGCGGATAATTTTTTGAACATAGATCTGATCCCGCAGTGAGGTTAAAAAGCTGTCATAGCCCACCCCTTCACGTTGCAGCATCCTTTTAAACTGATCCACACTCACATTATTTCGCTTAGCCAGACGAAGCATCGCACCATCTATTTCAGCATCGATGAGTTTAATACCCAGCTTTTTGGCCTTCTGTTCCCGTAGCACCCGCATAATGGCACCATCCAATACCCGGCGACGTAAGCGGGTGACATCCACCTGTTCACCCGTTTGGGAGAACTTCATCACCTGGGCACGGAGCTGGTCTGCAATTTCTGACTCCAGAATAATCGCACCATCCACCACGGCCGCAATACCATCTAACGGAATACCCGCTGTGGCTGGAGCAGCTCCCCCAACCAGCAAGGTGAACAGCATGGCCACGGCCCCCAAGGAACCGAATAAATTACGTCGTCTCTGCATCAACATGAATTGCACCTTTACTGCGTCATTTTCCAGAACTTTGGCACGCTATACGGTTTGTTTCGACCAACCAGAAATGATCCTTCAAAGCTTATGCCAACTCCGATGAATAGAGCGGCATCCTACGTCATTCCTCACCAGAGGCCAACCGACTTACCAAAAAAAAAGCAGGCCCACGGCCTGCCTCTCTTTTAAAGTTATGATCCATGAGCCACGGAATTATTTTACACCGTATCCACCCAGGCCATTAAAGTTGATCAAGAAGCCCATAAAACCGCCCCCATGCACTTCACTGCTGCTGGACAGACGTGAACCGCCAAAGAGCTCAAAGGACCAGCAATCATGGTTATAAACAAGGCTGGTTCGCCAGCTTTTGGTACTGGAAGTCTCTAAGGAGTAATCCAGATCCTGTTCCCAGCTCCATTCATCATTCAGCTTCAGTTTGCTGCTATAGGTGACATCCCGCTTAACTTCAGATTCGGTATCATTACGGTTGATCAGATAAC
The Magnetococcus sp. PR-3 DNA segment above includes these coding regions:
- a CDS encoding NnrS family protein; protein product: MPSLFATPFRLFFLLGLSYGFLAMAMWVGTLLIPEGWPLVPMLIDSTLMPVFWHGHELVFGFCGAIGVGFLLTAAGNWVGKPLVTPVQTLLLATAWLIGRLVLMLSGPLPEIWVSVGNALFPLLTLLLFLYHLGGSKNPWHRSVLLAYGLYAVINILSVPTALEILPIPWASTGPKLGMAALILIVTAIGGRIIPLFTVNWLKNSGRDSQASYTPLPWLENATLVMTLLVIAGMMFMGMENPWMAFLYLPTGILHLMRLARWNGHRTASAPIVWVMHVGYLSIPLGFIALALPFKLDVVRILTAFHIWTIGVGGLFLIGIVTRVGLGHTGRPIQPHPWTVLAYGLFLVALLVRSIVPMIWQEVLGESYWLSGSIWMAAMLLILIRYLPILLTPRPDGKVG
- a CDS encoding STAS domain-containing protein yields the protein MITQTVNPEFALKVDAHSFCIIPQSAPGFYSYTPYLELAERIPDHLDVVIDCTKIEVMDSVGLGVFLLFHQALGEKAYTIAIRNLHPKLERLFKVAGLDQVFRLV
- the rpoH gene encoding RNA polymerase sigma factor RpoH codes for the protein MSTNMLVPYKGENQLASYMQQVDNYPMLSADEEFDLAVRYREQNDLDAAHQLVTSYLRYVASIAKEYQGYYGLKFMDLVQEGSVGLMQAVKRFDPHKGFRLATYAMWWIKASIQEFVLHHWSLVKIGTTAAQRKLFFNLRKSKDTLERLDATQAEEMGQRLGVSSEAVLEMDARLSGPDDSLNRTAVEGGEEIQNLLADQAPDQETLLLASESEQIQQEVVKQALASLNEREREIVMARIMTAKPITLEVLGERLGVSRERIRQLEKRALKKLRVFFEAGDASIQDLIPA
- a CDS encoding lysophospholipid acyltransferase family protein, translated to MLQWLRSILFFLLFCVGIVLFGLLITAVWLITPLTFRRWLAKQWANYNLWMLKWICGLKHEVIGHENLPPAPFVILSKHQSEWETVTFHTLFPFFAFVLKQSLKWIPIFGWALAATKQIFINRSQGTEALRLLAKEGKTAMEQGDCVLIFPEGTRMPAGEVGDYKPGGVMLAMAAGAPIIPVAHDAGYYWPKGSLLKKSGTIRVKIGKPIPTEGLPKNARKQVMAQVQTDIEQMVEELHQLREAESSH
- the rsmA gene encoding 16S rRNA (adenine(1518)-N(6)/adenine(1519)-N(6))-dimethyltransferase RsmA encodes the protein MSHYSRIKLLLNQHGLSPNKRFGQNFLVDPSIAPRIVNLAQIGESDRVLEIGPGVGSLTIPLLQKAGAVTAVEKDRNLLPVLRVEAAGVGNLSLIEEDALKVDYTALAEKLGGRMKLAANLPYNISSPLMVHLLEHHAAFESMTLMFQKEVAQRLAAEPGSKAYGALTVQCGLWAEIRHGFDVPPGAFLPPPKVTSAVVHVDVKTAPRVAVNDERHFVRVVKAAFAQRRKTLRNTLKTMCANPGPWLEEAGIDGGLRAEVLTLAQFAQLANTPMP
- the pdxA gene encoding 4-hydroxythreonine-4-phosphate dehydrogenase PdxA, encoding MNMAQTPIVVTMGDPAGVGPEITLKAFAARSETTVPWLWVGDPAVLRWTAQQLGLPLPPLHDLSPNDAFDKAPGGALSILSTKASIDLDKLSFGVANGTHAACVVESIETAAAWAMDGRVGGVVTPPINKAVLHAGGFQWPGHTELLGHCTGVHAPVMMLAGEGLRVVPATIHQSIRSVPDALSMEGLSHNFQVVISSLHRDFGVKDPKVAICALNPHAGEGGAFGDEESQIIEPAMTLANLGKSLEGPFPADALFSESARAPYDAIICMYHDQALIPIKMHCFGQATNITLGLPIIRTSVDHGTAYDIAGTGQAHHSALLTAVEQAQSMAYNRWKWQQERS
- a CDS encoding peptidylprolyl isomerase encodes the protein MLMQRRRNLFGSLGAVAMLFTLLVGGAAPATAGIPLDGIAAVVDGAIILESEIADQLRAQVMKFSQTGEQVDVTRLRRRVLDGAIMRVLREQKAKKLGIKLIDAEIDGAMLRLAKRNNVSVDQFKRMLQREGVGYDSFLTSLRDQIYVQKIIRRVILPTVRVSDEEVQDLYKATRQQGQSSGGEQELRIKQILLSIPENALIHRVREIGEKADNLVNQLRGGASFARLASESSDDPSGLNGGEMGWFKQGELLPQIEKIVFKLADGAISKPIRTSQGYHIFAVSERRIQQSHGQAQADKVKVQARHILFKVPKGSNSSASADVRRKLDKLRQQIEAGADFTEMAKKFSQDEGSAKEGGMLGSFARGVMVPSFEDVAFFLKPGVVSEPVRTPFGWHLIEVVKREVEKVNSFAAAKKELRARLREAKTKARYTQWLRDLRLRSFVEYR